The following coding sequences are from one Candidatus Nitrohelix vancouverensis window:
- a CDS encoding DUF1566 domain-containing protein: protein MQIVILLFALFGFNIAPAYAGCEKEEVCSMIGTMGHFDILNQCPNAGPMLAECKKVNEAILEDLQAPNFVDNGDGTISDTTNKLLWAKTGLREEGALVRATFKDAKKLAFKSNIGGKFGWRLPTLVELKTLLFEERIINASGKKAWINPLFDDGTGHYYWTSTSCAEISVIEDRYQKKICQQGEQAVWLVHFNINAVFWHHTTADNYHIWTVQELK, encoded by the coding sequence ATGCAGATCGTCATTTTATTGTTTGCATTATTTGGATTCAACATCGCTCCCGCATACGCAGGTTGTGAGAAAGAAGAAGTCTGTTCGATGATAGGGACAATGGGCCATTTTGATATCTTAAATCAATGTCCCAATGCAGGTCCCATGCTGGCTGAATGCAAGAAGGTCAATGAAGCAATCCTTGAAGACCTGCAAGCGCCAAACTTTGTAGATAATGGCGACGGCACAATTTCCGACACGACAAACAAACTGCTATGGGCAAAAACGGGTCTGCGCGAAGAAGGAGCGCTCGTCAGAGCGACATTTAAGGACGCTAAAAAATTAGCCTTCAAATCCAATATTGGCGGTAAATTCGGATGGCGCCTACCGACGCTCGTTGAATTGAAAACCCTCCTGTTTGAAGAGAGAATCATCAATGCCAGCGGTAAAAAAGCCTGGATCAATCCCCTCTTCGACGATGGAACGGGGCATTACTATTGGACAAGCACATCCTGCGCGGAGATTTCGGTGATCGAGGATCGCTATCAAAAGAAAATCTGCCAACAAGGCGAGCAAGCGGTATGGCTGGTGCATTTCAACATCAACGCGGTGTTCTGGCATCACACAACGGCGGACAATTACCATATCTGGACGGTTCAGGAACTCAAGTAA